The genomic window GAAAATCAAAATTGGCGTTATGCAACGAAACAATTTGATGCTTCAAAAAAAATATCATCAGATGCTTTAAATACTCTGAAAGAAGCAGTTAGATTAAGCGCTTCTTCTTACGGATTACAACCTTATAAAGTAATTATCGTTGAAAATCCAGAATTAAGAGAGCAGTTAAAAGGTGCAGCTTACGGACAGACACAAATTACTGATGCTTCTCACCTATTTATTTTTGCTAACGATTTAAACCTTGACGCAGGTTCTGTTGACAAATACATCAACGCTATCAGCGAAACAAGAGGTGTTCCTGCAGATGCATTGGGTGGGTTCAGCGATATGATGAAAGGTGTAATTTCAAATTTACCTGTAGAAGCAAAACATATCTGGACTGCAAAACAAACATATTTAGCTTTAGGAAACTTATTGAACGCCGCTGCTGAATTAAAAATTGACGCTACTCCAATGGAAGGTTTCAATGCTGCTAAATTCAACGAAATTTTAGGTTTCGATAAGTTAGGTTTAAATGCTTCTGTAATTGCAACTGTAGGTTACAGACATGAAGAAGACAGTACACAGCACTTTAAAAAAGTTAGAAAATCTCACGAAGAATTATTTATCACACTATAATTATTTATTAATCAAATTCAAATTTTAATTTTAACAAACATGAAAAATTTAAAAACTATTGCAATAGCATTATTCGTAGCAGCAGCTGGTATCTCAGTAAACGCTCAAACAAAAAAAATCGACGTAAAAGCGTCTTCTATTAAATGGGTAGGTAAAAAAGTAACTGGAGAGCACTCTGGAACTGTAAACTTTAAAGACGGAGCTGTTGTTTTCAAAGGAAAAAAATTAGTTGGTGGTAGTTTTACTGTTGACATGACTTCATTAACTGCAACTGATTTAACTGGAGAATACCAAGGAAAATTAAACGGTCACTTAAAAGCTGATGATTTCTTCGGAACTGAAAAATTCCCAACTTCAAAATTACTTTTCAAAACTATTGGTGCTAAATCTACTGACGTTTACACTGTAACTGCAGATTTAACTATCAAAGGAATCACTAAACCAGTAACTTTTGATATTACTGTAAAAGGAAACACTGCTACAACTGCTTTCAAAGTTGACAGAACTAAATACGATATTAAATACGGATCAGGTAGTTTCTTCGAAGGTTTAGGAGACAAAACTATCAATGACGAATTTGAATTGACTGTTGCTTTAAAATTCTAATATTTCAAGCTTACTAATTCAGAAATACAATAAACCCCAACAGTTTAAAGCTGTTGGGGTTTATTATTTATGTACTTCTTTTAATTTTTATTGGGTTTTGTCTTGTATCAAATACATCTAAAATTTCAATTGAATTTTTCTTTAAATTAATCCAATAAATAATTTTATAATTTTTATAAACCAAATACGTATCTCTTCGGAGTAACTTTCTAAAAGTTCTTCTTTTTGTCCTATCGCATTTGTTGAGTTTGGTTTTAATTTCAGAGTCTCTCTGGTAATTCCGACTACAAGTTTTTTTGCAACAGTTACACTAGCTTCCTTCTTATAAAAATCAAAAATCTTTTTTAATTCAGCTTTAGCAAAATCAGTCCAATAAATTTTCAACTCCATTTCTCAATTTCAGAAATTAATTCATCAACATCTGTAATTCTTCCGTTTTTTGAATCATCTATAGAAGTATCAATTCGTTTATGAAATTCGGCAATAGACATTGGCTTTAATTCTAAATCTGCTTTAATTTCCTTTTTTAACAGTTTCTCAAATTGAGAAATTGCTTTCTCACTTTCAAGTTTAAGAAAGTCTCTAATAAAAATCACTTTTCGAGTATCTAAATCCATTTCTTTTATTTTTATCAAAGTTACAAATTATCTTCAAATGAAAATTTAATTGCATACAATTTTGAAATAGGCATTTACAACCTAAAAAAAAAATTAACTCTTTTCAAAAACTTAACGTTCTTAATAGTAACATAACCCTTTCGTAATAAGCATCAGGACTTTGATTAACATACGGCTTCTAATTTTGGGGAAATTAAAAAAATCAACAACTAGAAATTAAAATCATAGTTATGAAAACAAAATTACGTATTGCCTCTATTCTATTCACTATCAGCTTTTTTTTACAAGCACAAAACCAGCCAAAAGGAATTGTTGGAAATACTAACTGGATGAACAATTGGACCAACTTTAAACCTGCTGCTAATGACTATAGCGAAGCAACCAATATAATTGCCGGAACTATAGACAAAGACACTAAATTATTAAAACGAAATACTTATCATTTAGTAGGTGTAGTATACGTTACCAATAATGCGACTTTGACTATTGAACCTGGAACTGTAATTCGCGGAGACGACAAAACATGCGGAACTCTTGTTATTACATCAGGTTCAAAAATTATTGCAGAAGGACTTGAAACTGATCCTATTATTTTTACTTCTGAAAAAGAAAT from Flavobacterium fluviale includes these protein-coding regions:
- a CDS encoding NAD(P)H-dependent oxidoreductase yields the protein MSNFLENQNWRYATKQFDASKKISSDALNTLKEAVRLSASSYGLQPYKVIIVENPELREQLKGAAYGQTQITDASHLFIFANDLNLDAGSVDKYINAISETRGVPADALGGFSDMMKGVISNLPVEAKHIWTAKQTYLALGNLLNAAAELKIDATPMEGFNAAKFNEILGFDKLGLNASVIATVGYRHEEDSTQHFKKVRKSHEELFITL
- a CDS encoding YceI family protein, translated to MKNLKTIAIALFVAAAGISVNAQTKKIDVKASSIKWVGKKVTGEHSGTVNFKDGAVVFKGKKLVGGSFTVDMTSLTATDLTGEYQGKLNGHLKADDFFGTEKFPTSKLLFKTIGAKSTDVYTVTADLTIKGITKPVTFDITVKGNTATTAFKVDRTKYDIKYGSGSFFEGLGDKTINDEFELTVALKF